A region of Dermochelys coriacea isolate rDerCor1 chromosome 1, rDerCor1.pri.v4, whole genome shotgun sequence DNA encodes the following proteins:
- the CDX2 gene encoding homeobox protein CDX-2, which produces MYVSYLLDKEVPMYSSSVRHSGGLNLAAQNFVSAPQYPDYGGYHVAAAGVNLDSAQSPGPSWPSPYGAPLRDDWNGYGQGGPATAAASAVHGLNGASPAAALAYSPADYHHHHHHHHPPPGPAPHASSGGMQPLNPGAPAAEQLSPGGQRRNLCEWMRKPTQPALGGQVKTRTKDKYRVVYTDHQRLELEKEFHYSRYITIRRKAELAATLGLSERQKSGSRTGEQKKERSTRRNCSNRSPARCTAARKR; this is translated from the exons ATGTACGTGAGCTACCTATTGGATAAGGAGGTGCCCATGTACTCCAGCTCCGTGCGCCACTCGGGGGGGCTCAATCTGGCGGCGCAGAACTTTGTCAGCGCCCCGCAATACCCGGACTACGGAGGATACCATGTGGCCGCGGCCGGGGTGAACCTGGACAGCGCCCAGTCCCCGGGCCCCTCGTGGCCCTCTCCCTACGGCGCTCCGCTGCGGGATGACTGGAACGGCTACGGGCAGGGGGGCCCTGCCACTGCGGCGGCCAGCGCGGTGCACGGGCTGAACGGCGCCTCCCCCGCCGCGGCCCTGGCTTACAGCCCGGCTGactatcaccaccaccaccaccaccaccacccccccccgggcccggcgcCCCACGCCTCCTCCGGGGGCATGCAGCCGCTCAACCCGGGCGCCCCGGCCGCGGAACAGCTCTCCCCTGGCGGCCAGCGGCGGAATCTGTGCGAGTGGATGAGGAAACCGACACAGCCCGCCCTGGGCGGCCAGG TTAAAACCAGGACAAAAGATAAGTACCGCGTGGTGTACACGGACCACCAGCggctggagctggagaaggagttTCATTACAGCCGGTATATAACGATCAGGAGGAAAGCAGAACTGGCCGCTACGCTGGGATTGTCGgagagac AAAAATCTGGTTCCAGAACAGGcgagcaaaagaaagaaagatcaacAAGAAGAAATTGCAGCAATCGCAGCCCGGCGCGGTGCACAGCGGCTCGCAAGCGCTGA